The Methanoplanus sp. FWC-SCC4 genome has a window encoding:
- a CDS encoding glucose-6-phosphate isomerase family protein, whose amino-acid sequence MMKFWDGTLPKPGQRTVEDMRSVLADFNACAENTLYFMYRSLSMNPGDKEWLSARCLRYDITVIPPCLLGDEYVKTKGHYHPKAPDGFGFPELYQVISGEAHFLLQKRDLSDVVVVRAKTGDVVLVPPGYGHVTINPSNETLVMANIVSDAFKSEYEFYEHNHGAAYYELFGNVFLKNPNYGDVPKIRFVDAFEVPELKILHNQSIYDLIGDDEVLEYLNNPVILEKINFKI is encoded by the coding sequence ATGATGAAATTCTGGGACGGGACGCTTCCAAAACCTGGGCAGCGGACAGTTGAAGATATGAGGTCTGTGCTTGCTGATTTTAATGCATGCGCAGAGAATACCCTTTATTTCATGTACAGAAGCCTTTCCATGAACCCGGGGGACAAAGAATGGCTTTCTGCGCGATGCCTGAGATATGACATAACCGTCATACCCCCCTGTCTTCTTGGGGATGAATATGTCAAGACAAAGGGGCACTATCATCCAAAAGCCCCTGACGGTTTCGGATTTCCCGAATTATACCAGGTAATTTCCGGAGAGGCACATTTTTTGCTTCAAAAAAGGGATCTGTCGGATGTTGTTGTGGTCCGGGCAAAGACAGGCGATGTGGTTTTGGTACCTCCGGGCTACGGACATGTCACAATAAATCCCTCGAATGAGACTCTTGTTATGGCAAACATAGTATCCGACGCTTTTAAAAGTGAATATGAATTCTATGAGCATAACCACGGTGCGGCATACTACGAGCTTTTTGGGAATGTCTTTTTGAAAAATCCAAATTATGGGGATGTTCCAAAAATCCGTTTTGTTGATGCATTTGAAGTTCCCGAACTAAAAATTCTTCACAACCAGTCAATATATGATTTAATCGGTGACGATGAGGTTTTGGAATATCTTAACAATCCGGTTATTCTGGAAAAAATAAATTTCAAAATTTGA
- a CDS encoding NAD+ synthase, protein MTIKCIGCECEKIEQMIRHSVWSSGRQKIVIGLSGGIDSSLAAALCSRAIGGENVLGFMLPSGVTPEEDIQDVMELSEKFGISYEVVPINPVIDAFKQLPGYEDSPYLTGNLMARIRMTALYYYANKFSALVCGTSNKTEYMIGYSTKYGDDSADIQPLLHLYKKDVYILSKETGVPESIIKKAPSAGLYPGQSDESEIGFSYEEIDNALINLENSGWTPKSETEEKIFEKVRNTTHKRNAPPNLLKQE, encoded by the coding sequence TGGTCATCAGGCCGTCAGAAAATTGTAATAGGCCTCTCAGGCGGGATAGACTCCTCTCTTGCGGCAGCACTATGTTCCCGTGCAATAGGAGGAGAAAATGTGTTAGGGTTTATGCTCCCGTCAGGAGTGACTCCTGAAGAAGACATACAGGACGTAATGGAACTCTCGGAAAAATTTGGCATTTCATACGAGGTTGTCCCTATAAATCCGGTAATCGATGCATTTAAGCAACTGCCGGGATATGAGGACTCCCCCTATCTTACCGGAAACCTGATGGCAAGGATAAGGATGACGGCACTTTATTATTATGCCAACAAATTCTCGGCACTTGTGTGCGGCACATCAAACAAAACAGAGTATATGATAGGATATTCAACAAAATACGGCGATGATTCAGCGGACATCCAGCCGCTCCTGCACCTCTACAAAAAGGATGTGTACATTCTCTCAAAAGAAACGGGTGTTCCTGAATCAATAATTAAAAAGGCACCTTCTGCAGGTCTTTACCCGGGACAAAGCGATGAATCAGAGATTGGTTTTTCATATGAGGAGATCGACAATGCCCTGATAAACCTTGAAAATTCAGGATGGACGCCAAAATCAGAAACTGAAGAGAAAATATTTGAGAAAGTCAGGAATACAACACATAAAAGAAATGCACCTCCCAATCTTTTAAAACAGGAATAA